Genomic DNA from Lutibacter sp. A80:
AATACTGCTAGCCCTGTAGTAATACCAAATACTTTTGCTTCTGGATATTTTTCTAATGAATACTCAAGTATTTTCTTTTTAATAGTTTTTGCCAAACCTTGGTTTCTAAAATTTGGATGTACAATTAAACCAGAGTTTACTACAAAGGAAGAATTGTCCCAAGTTTCTATATAACAAAACCCAGCAAATTCATCATTTTCAATAGCAATTACAGCATCACCTGTACTTATTTTTTTTATGATATATTCAGGAGTTCTTTGTGCAATACCTGTACCTCTAACCTTGGCAGACTCTTCAATAGTCTCACAAATTAACTCAGCATATTTAATATGCGATATATTAGCAATAACAACTTTCATTGATTACTTTTTAAATTTTATAAATGTATTTTGATGTTTTGTTTGAAATGTGAAAACGGACGCACCGTAAT
This window encodes:
- a CDS encoding GNAT family N-acetyltransferase, which produces MKVVIANISHIKYAELICETIEESAKVRGTGIAQRTPEYIIKKISTGDAVIAIENDEFAGFCYIETWDNSSFVVNSGLIVHPNFRNQGLAKTIKKKILEYSLEKYPEAKVFGITTGLAVLKINYELGYQPVTFSELTTDEAFWNGCRTCKNFDVLTRTNRKMCLCTGMLYDPKVQKNVKRHKYNSKVLNRLKKIKQSLFLKKSNK